A genome region from Mercenaria mercenaria strain notata chromosome 11, MADL_Memer_1, whole genome shotgun sequence includes the following:
- the LOC128546186 gene encoding slit homolog 3 protein-like — translation MENIRLALLLVSMFSACAQAQQGKCPVGCYCKHRFVDCQSLMDFPLDLALDTERIRLSHMNIGEIPKHAFSYLPNVTLIEIEQSNVGIIAGCAFKNIYSLQEILFDKTVIGNVESFAFNGLSKMKRIEFLKSRIGRLKSFAFYQLSEIANINLLETNFLYFYSNALYGINNVSTMVLTSNNVSDIVTDAFRDVKVDNLLATSNTFWNMHCGVLDVMFQSANTFSFSSNTFYCNCSISWMLSTSGRQKYAEILPDSRCHGPGKMNETTNLANVKFSDLNCKNKKEDHTPTCNEIKIKILNPTCNPSGRPGRQGNGGTGEEGKGDNGASSLVFTFQIFVVSFITVFLTIL, via the coding sequence ATGGAAAACATACGATTAGCATTATTACTTGTAAGCATGTTCAGCGCATGTGCACAAGCACAGCAGGGGAAATGTCCAGTGGGCTGTTACTGTAAGCACAGATTTGTAGACTGTCAATCGTTGATGGATTTTCCGCTTGACCTTGCCCTTGATACAGAGCGTATCCGACTATCCCATATGAACATTGGTGAAATCCCAAAGCACGCATTCAGCTACTTACCGAATGTTACTTTGATTGAAATTGAGCAGTCAAATGTAGGAATTATTGCTGGGTGTGCCTTTAAGAATATTTATTCTTTGCAAGAAATATTGTTTGATAAAACAGTCATCGGCAATGTAGAAAGCTTTGCCTTTAACGGTCTGTCAAAGATGAAACGAATTGAATTTCTGAAAAGTCGGATAGGAAGGCTGAAATCGTTTGCATTTTATCAGTTGTCAGAAATTGCTAACATTAATTTGCTCGAAACAAACTTTCTGTACTTCTACTCGAATGCATTGTATGGAATAAACAACGTTAGCACGATGGTTCTAACCAGCAATAACGTCAGTGATATTGTAACTGACGCTTTCAGAGACGTCAAGGTTGACAATTTGCTAGCAACATCCAACACGTTTTGGAACATGCACTGTGGTGTTTTAGATGTAATGTTTCAATCTGCAAACACATTTTCATTCTCCAGTAACACATTCTACTGTAACTGCTCCATTTCGTGGATGCTAAGCACATCAGGAAGACAGAAGTATGCAGAAATACTCCCTGACAGCAGATGTCACGGACCGGGAAAAATGAACGAAACAACAAATCTAGCAAATGTTAAGTTTAGTGATCTTAACTGCAAGAACAAAAAGGAGGATCATACGCCTACCTGCAACGAgattaaaataaagatattaaatcCAACATGTAATCCCAGTGGTAGACCTGGAAGGCAAGGAAACGGAGGTACAGGAGAAGAAGGAAAAGGCGACAATGGGGCGTCATCGCTcgtatttacatttcaaatcttTGTTGTTTCCTTTATAACTGTTTTCTTGACTATTTTAtag